The Pongo pygmaeus isolate AG05252 chromosome 18, NHGRI_mPonPyg2-v2.0_pri, whole genome shotgun sequence DNA window ACTGCCCAGATACTACCTGTTCCTTCTTTGACAAGGACACTTAGAACTGAACTACTCATGGATGCAAAAGGACATTTAGAATTGAATCTCTCACGGATGCATCCTTTTTCTAtgatagagacagaaaaggaTGGTCTTATCTGAAACCCTGCAAGCCCCGGTCTGCCCTGCCTTGCCTACTCTTGCTCCCCAAGGTGAGGTGGCATGGAGGAGCAGGGTTCCCCAGGAGCCCTTGGGTCTACAGCTGCCCAGGATCATAGCTTCTGTCTGACCCAGGCTGGGGCCTCCAAACCTGGCATATTTCTGGAAACCAATCTCCCTGGGGATGGAGAGGGGCAGGATGAAGAGGAAGGCAGTGAGGCTGATGGTGAACTTGCGGTCTGTGTACCAAGGGCCGCTGGCCCCCTCCGGCTCTTTCGCCATCACAGCTATAACTGcacagggaggaaggagggaatgtCAAGCCAGGCCACCACGGGGTGTGGCCCTCCTGCTCTGCTGGGCCCCAGgacctccctctgcctggagggAGGATTCCCAGATGAATGCTGGGCCCAGGTAAGTCCTGGAGAGGTGTTCAGTGCCTTTTCCCTCCACCCCAGGATCTCTGGGGCTGATAAGAAGAGATGGGGTAGGGACTGAGGGAGAAGCTCACTCTTGTCCTGCTGGTCACCAATGATGATTAGGAAGGCAATGCAGGTGCCAAAGGTGTAGACAGCGATGGCCACCTCACACAGCACACCTGTCAGCTTGCCACACACAGCCCATACCACCTCCTGGTAGGTCCTCTCATTGCTGGCCTGGGAGCAGTAGGCCAGGATGACAAGGCCACTGATGATGAAAACCAGCATACCCTGTAGGCAGAGGCAGAACAAGAGCTTGTGGGAAAGGCCTGGCAGCAGAGGGCACCCTGGGCTCGCCTAGCATTTACTGGGCCAGTGCCCAAAGCAAGCTTGGCAAAGGCAATTTTAAGAGACTGCTAGAGGATGCTGAGttgagattttctttaaaaacaaaaagttttgtgAAAAATTGCAAACATACAAAAGTAAAGAGAATAGGCTggatgcgatggctcatgcctgtaatcccagcactttgggaggctgaggcaggaggatcacttgaagtcaggagtttgagaccagcctggccaacgtggtaaaaccccgtctctactaaaaatacaaaaattagctgggcatggtggtgggtgcctgtaatgccagcgacttgggaggctgaggcaggagaatcacttgaaactgggaggcggagactgaagtaagccgagatcaggccactgcactccagcctgggtgacaaagcaagactccatctcaaaaaaaaagtaaagagaatagTAAAAAGAACTGTCATGTATCCATCACTCAGCTTCAAAAATGATCAATGCATGGCCAACTTGTTTCATCAttccccttccctcccactcTGCATTTATTGTGAAGCCAATATAAGCTATCATATCatttcatcaataaatatttcagtatgtagtTCTAAAAGATAAGGGCCCTCTTTTTAAACATACCACAAAATCAGTGTTACGCCTAAAAAATTAGAGATGTAATTGATGTTCAAATTTCTCTGATTGTTGGAAGGCTTCTGAAGTCTCATTTGGGTCAGAGGAAAGAATACTAGAATAGATTAGTCATGTCTGTCATGTGTGAGGGAGGGGAGAGCAGTGCGTGTATCACTTACTGGCCATCCCTGACCCAAAGCCTCCCTTTTGAGGCAAAGTGCCCAGCTGAACTGCACCTCTGCCCTCCCGGCCAGTGCACTCACCATCTGCAGTGCGATGCCTGCTGCCACGCCCCCCGCAGTGCTGAAGGCTGCTGGGAAGTTGAGTAACCCTGCGCCCAGGCACGCGTTGACAACGATGAAGATGGCCCCAAGTGTGGAAGTGGTGCCTCTGTCCGGACCCCCAGGAGAGGCTTCCCACTCACTCTTGGGGGCTGTGTCCACACAGGGACTCTGCAGCAGCCGGGCCCGCTCCCCGGCATCCGTGCTCAAGCCCCACTCGCTGTAGTCATTGTTGATGCTGACCTGGGCCATGGCCCCAAGAGCTTTCTTCCTGCAAGGTCTGTGGGTTCTGCCTTACAACCACATGCCCCAGGCAGCTGAGCAACACCCACCTGTTTGGGGCTGTTAGCCTAGGACTCTTCTCAACCTAGATGGGACAAAGGCAGGCACTACTGTTATCCTAAGATGGGGGAACTGAGGAACAAAAAGGTgaaataactttcccaagatcacatgGGTAGGGTCCAAACCCAGGTATGCCTCTGTGCAGACAGTGCACTGGGTGCCAGAGTATGGGGagaaagacacagaaacagaTCAGGTGCAAATCATGCTTGCTTCCTTCACGCATACAGACTCACTGGACCAGTTAGATGTCAACATAAAATAGGTACTAATACATCAGCACTAGAAAGAGGCCCCGCGTTGGACAGGTGTGTCATGGATACACTttatctcattcaatccttaGGACAGCCTTGTGGTCAAAAGGTTCGGAGAGATCCCATCACTGACCCAGGGTCATATATTAGCAAGTTGCATAGCAGGATTTGGATCCAGATCTGTCTGGCTTCCCAGCCTGTTTCCACCCCACAGGGTCCCCAAAAGACCCCTCACCAAGAACTGAGATTCAACATATTACAGTCCAGCACGCCTCCCGGTGGCCCAGAGTCTGAATTCTGTGGCTTTTGAGGCCCTTCGAAATTCAGGCCAATTCTCGACTCTTATCTCATGTGACAAGCCCCCATGCCTGTCATGTTTGCATCTTCAGGAAAACAATAATTCATCCCATGCTTGGAATGCTCCCAACTCCTTTGCCGCCACCCTTTTAGGTCCTATTTCTTCCCCATTTCCTGGGTCACTCACTGAGCTCTTCTTGGAGCCATGTAGGGGCCCAGAACCACTCAAGCTGGTTTCTTCTCAGTACTCTCTCATGTGTTAGCATCTCACTGGCCACTAGGCTTGCTTTCCTGGGCTAGATTACAATGATCAGTGCCAAACATGCAGTGCTGTTTGTTACTATAAACCACTATTGCTGCAGCTATGGAATGCTTTCTCATTCAATCCTCAATGCAGCCCTAAAAGGTAGACATGACAGTCACCATTTTACCAAAGAGGAAGGTGAATCCCAGAGGGGATAACCACTCTCCCCTCAGTCATATGGCGgtcagtggtggagctgggattcaaacccaggcctgtCTGACTATAGGGCATCCATCTGTTTGTATCTGCCCCACTCCTGGGTCCAAGATGGTACCTTGGGTATGGCAGAACTCAGATAACAGGCTTATCACCTGACTGATTCTCTTTGCTCTCTGGGTAAACATAGTTGAGATgcagttttttttcttccaagaatCTCGAGAGGCTCTGAGGAGCCCAGCCCTGAAAAAGGACCTTCAGTGTTCTCAAGGTTCAGCTCATAGCCTGAGACCCGCACAGAAATGATGGTCCTAAAGCATCAAGTCCACCCCCAGATCAAGAGCAGCCCTGGATAGGGCTGTGATCTGGGTCTCCGAGTAGGTTCTGCCATCAGAATGCTGACTCCTCCGCTGCCtatctgtgtgaccctgggcaagtcacttcgcCCCTCTAGGTCTTTACATCATTATGTTCCTGTGGGTTGTGTTAATATCAGTAAGGGTTTAAGACTCAATAAATGGTCACTGCTGCTGTTATTTCTGCAGATGCCCCTTCCCATGTtgcccaccaccaccatgcctgagaCTCTCCAGCCCTAAGCAAGCAGAGAGTAGAACACTGATCAAAACCAGagcctgggccaggtgtggtggctcacgtctgtaatcccagcactttgggaggtcgaggtgggcagatcacctgaggtcaggagtttgagaccagcctggccaacatgatgaaaccccatctctactaaaaatacaaaaattagccaggtgtggtggcacacccctgtaatcccagctgtgcaggaggctgaggcaggagaatcgcctgaaattgggagacagaggttgcagtgagcccagatcacgccactgcactccagtctgggcgacagactctgtctcaaaacaaacaaacaaacaaaacccaaaccagAGCCTGGTGCTATTGGCCAGGTAACAATGGGCACAGAGGCCCTGGGATAGGTAATGGGAGAAAGAGCAGGAAGAAGGCCGGATTTCAAGGGCAGGAACTAAGGGGGCAGGGAGGAGCCAGGGCAGTCTTCCCCAGAGGCTGCTATTAGCTGGTTACCACCCAGGCTGGCGAAATCTGCCAAAGACTCCTTCTCCTAGAGTCTCCTCATTCCTGAGTCCCGATTTCAGGGTACTCACACAAAACTCCATTTTAATTTCTACTCCCTCCCTGGtttagtctttatttatttagagacagggtcttactctgttgcccaggctggaatgcagtggcgcaatcagagctcactgcagcctcaatctactgggctcaagcaatcctcctacctcaacttcccgagtacctgggactacaagcgtgtgccaccacagccagctaactttttaattttttttttcttgagacggagtcttgctcttgtcacccaggctggagtgcaatggcatgatctcagctcactgcaacctctgcctcctgggttcagagattttcctgcctcagcctcctgagtagctgggattacaggtgctcgccaccatgcttggctaatttctgtatttttagtagagatggggttttgccgtgttggccaggctggtcttgaactcctgaccttgtgatccccctgccttggcctcccaaagtgctaggattacaggcatgagccaccacgcttggccaactttttaaatttttttgttcctGTGGGGAGCAAAATTGGCCTTTCAAAATTCAGGCCAATTCTCAACTCTTCTCCCAGGTGACAAGCCCCCCCATGCCTGTcgtgtttaaattttttgtagagatgaggaggtctcactatgttgcccaggctggtcttgaactcctgggctcaagcaatcctgctgcctaggcctcccaaagtgctgggattacaggcatgagccacagccccAGGCCTGGTTTAGTCTTTATAgcccagagggaaaaaaagggaaCTGAGCAGATTCAGCCATAACGACTGCCCTAACCATTAATGGGCCACCCTCTCTGATGCCTTCAGCCCACTGGGGGTTTAAAATGACTAACAAGACCCCTTGGGCTACTTCCCATCGCTCCTCTTGATGATGGACAAACAAAGCTGGGGACCATCCATTCATGAGAGGGAAAGGGTGAAAGTTCATATGCTCTCAGCCATCTGTCATCAAGCATGGAACCAAGGGACATGGCACCAGAGGAAACATTCCTCTGCTGGCTCGAAACCCAGCAAGATCTGTCAGATGTCACAGGGCTTACACATCCTCTTATACATCTTGTCACCCAACCAGCAACTCAGCAAAATCAAAGCAGCAAGCAGTGAAGGCAGTCTTGGGACTCCCAGGCTTCCAGTGTAGCTAGAGAAAGAACCCTGCAAAGTGACCACTGCCAGAGCTGTGACCACCTCCTCCCCGCTGCTCATGTCACAGAGACAGAGGTCTGCagagtgacttgtccaaggtcacaaggCTTGATGTGGCTTCCTGACTCTCCAACCAAAATGTTTCCCTTGGGCACCCCTGCCCGAGTCCTGCACCATCTGCCAGCCTCTCCTGCCACCCACATGAGAGTACATGCTGGGGTCCTCATGGAACTCAGAAGCTAGGGGTCCCACCTCTTGCAGATTCTCTGCCTTGGTTAAGATCTCTTGGCACCCCCACTGCTCACTGGCAAATTACTCAGCCCATTGTTGCACCTTACCTGCTCTTTCTCCCTGATGGGCTGTGCCAGAGGCGGTTGCTCCTTCTCCCCAAAGGTCTGGGATCTGATTCTCCTCACTTCCCTTTCTGGCCccaatttcttctttctcaagactTTGCCTAAAATTTGCTGTCAGCAGAGGGAAGAGTTTGGGCTACTTCTGTGCTGGCTTCAGCAGAGCTGGAGGAAACTGAGCGGCTCTCACGCTTACTCATGGAATGGAGCTCCAGGACAGACAGGAAAACaggcccaggagggagaggttacaCTAAGGTCACAGTGGGTAGCTGGCAGAGCCAGAATAGAAGCCTGATGCCCACATGCTCAGGCCAGCGATGTAGGCCCCTCAGATCCCAACTGGAGTGTGCTCCCAGTCCAGCCTGGGGTTGGAGTCCTGAGATAGAAAGGGTGGGCTGCTTTGTGAGGTGAGCCAGGGCGCACCCGGGCCAGGAGGCCGGGGCGGGGCGATTCCCAGGCCTGGAGCGAGAAGGGTGGGCTACTGTGGGGTAAACTGGGGAGGAGCTCCGGGACTCGATCCCAGCCTAGGACTGGGTGGATACCCGCCGGCTGGGCAAAGGCGCGGCAGAGCCGGCGCAACAGAGGGGCGGGCGTGGGGCGAGGACGCCGAGATCTGGACCCCTGCAGGAAAAGGGCCTGAGCTCTTCCGCGGCGGCGGGGACCGAGGCGCTCCACAGACCTCGGGGATCTAACACTTCCACCCCCCAGAGCCTGTCTCCGGCCACCTACCTTGGGGCAGTCTTTCCCGAGCCGGCTGCGGAGACACGTGAGCATGGATCACATGACGCCCGCTCGGGCGGCCGCGGGACACGCTGGGAGTCGTAGTTTCCGCAAATGTGAAGCTTGGACAACACCAGCTTCCTGAATCCTCAGCCCGACAGCACTGCTCTGAGTCAGCCTCGCGTCCAGCCAGCTCGTGTTTATCCTCTTACTTTTAGTCTTGGCCTCTTGACCAAATCAAACACTGCTCCTTCCTCCAAGGAAGAGCATTAGGAGGTCTGGCGTCTTTGCCAGTCCCGGTGGCGGTGGGCCAAAGCTATTTGGCGTCATTATCCTCCCCGTCTCTGTCCTTGCCTTCACGCCCATGGCCAGAGCACTGgagtttttttaaatcagtaatgTGGGGGACCTTGAGCCACGGTCTTTCCTGCAAGAGAGTGGGCTGGGGGCATGGCTACGACCCCACGGCTTAGACTCTAGAACAGTTTTTGAGGGattgtaggtgctcagtaaataattTGCTGAATGAAGAAATGGGCATCCAGTCCCGGTTCTGTTCTTGGCTGTGTGTCACTCAC harbors:
- the SLC38A7 gene encoding sodium-coupled neutral amino acid transporter 7 isoform X5, translated to MAQVSINNDYSEWGLSTDAGERARLLQSPCVDTAPKSEWEASPGGPDRGTTSTLGAIFIVVNACLGAGLLNFPAAFSTAGGVAAGIALQMGMLVFIISGLVILAYCSQASNERTYQEVVWAVCGKLTGVLCEVAIAVYTFGTCIAFLIIIGDQQDKIIAVMAKEPEGASGPWYTDRKFTISLTAFLFILPLSIPREIGFQKYASFLSVVGTWYVTAIVIIKYIWPDKEMTPGNILTRPASWMAVFNAMPTICFGFQCHVSSVPVFNSMQQPEVKTWGGVVTAAMVIALAVYMGTAGGCWSATESSWSPWEPSSLARPQPTPSLWISWHNHCLPGNTRPLPLVAGTHLLELWGHS